In Acidimicrobiales bacterium, one genomic interval encodes:
- a CDS encoding RNA polymerase sigma factor, translated as MDRRTDVDPSSPSDASLLAAVGDGDRSALEVLYRRHAPWLTLRLAHRCHDEDLVDQALQDTFVTVWRKAGTWTGAGDVGAWIWGVAIRTLMARMRPRSPLAARLAGRRSEPLASAEDLVLTGLQHGDLGPAIDQLSPELRSVLQATVLDGLSTSEAARLLGIPVGTVKTRARKAREELRSALAASAPTTLPAPRKALP; from the coding sequence TCGCCCTCCGACGCGTCGCTGCTGGCGGCCGTCGGCGACGGCGACCGGAGCGCCCTCGAGGTCCTGTACCGGCGCCACGCCCCTTGGCTCACCCTCCGCCTCGCCCACCGGTGCCACGACGAGGACCTCGTGGACCAGGCCCTGCAGGACACGTTCGTCACCGTCTGGCGCAAGGCCGGGACCTGGACCGGGGCGGGCGACGTCGGCGCCTGGATCTGGGGCGTGGCCATCCGGACCCTCATGGCCCGCATGCGTCCACGCTCCCCGCTTGCGGCTCGACTGGCCGGCCGGCGCAGCGAGCCGCTCGCATCGGCGGAGGACCTCGTGCTCACGGGCCTCCAGCACGGCGACCTCGGCCCGGCCATCGACCAGCTCTCACCCGAGCTGCGCTCGGTCCTCCAGGCCACCGTGCTCGACGGCCTCTCGACCAGCGAGGCCGCCCGGCTGCTCGGCATCCCGGTCGGCACCGTGAAGACCCGCGCGCGGAAGGCCCGCGAAGAGCTCCGGTCCGCTCTCGCCGCCTCGGCGCCGACCACCCTCCCCGCCCCCCGAAAGGCACTGCCGTGA